Below is a window of Candidatus Nanosynbacter sp. HMT-352 DNA.
TTTTAGCAACTCCAGACCAGCCGCTGACGGCGAATATGGTTACCGAATATTTGGGACTGAGCGACGCGACGATGCTCGGCAATTTGTTGGATTCATATCCATCCGACGACAACGAGAAAGTCTTAAATATCTTCCAGGAATTAGAAAATAGCGGTGCGAATTCAGTTATCGTGTCACATCAATTATTGTCGATTGCTCGCAATAGGTTACGAAAAAATCCGAATCTTATTGGGCTGGTTCAACAACTGATCGAGGTTGATCGACACCCACACCCAGACTTGAAATTATTGACGATATTCATGAATAGCAATTCTCAGCCAACAGAAAAGCCAGTCGCGACAAAGAAAGATACAACTCAAGCTGCGCCCCAAAAACCCGCCGAAAAACCAACGCCAATTAAGCCCACAGAGTCAGCAAAACCGACCGAAAAGCCGATTGAAAAAGAAGAAAAACCAGCCGAGCCAGCAAAAAAACCCACCGCAAAACCAAAGAAAACTGACGCGCCACTAGAGCTAAATTGGGAGAAAGTCATTGAGCGAGCAAAGGAAAAATCCCTCGGGCTGGTGTCATTATTGCAGAAAAGCCAGTGGTCGTTTGACGGTGAAAAATTGACAATTTACGCAGGTTCCGCGTTTTATAAGAAAAAGCTGGACGACGCAAAAAACAAACCATTGATCTCGGAAATTATCTCAGAAGAAACCGCGATGGATTTGGAGATTGATATAATTGGAGAGAAGAAGCCGCCAGAGGACGAAAAATTGGCGGAAATTGCAGAATTAATGGGTGGCGGCGAAGAAGTTAAACTGGAGGATATTTAATGGCAGATAAAAGTGAAGAAGTAAAAGGGAAGATACCGCCACAAAATTTGGACGCGGAAAAGAGTTTGCTTGGGGCAGTTTTAATTGACGAGGAAGTTTTGGCGGACGCCGCAGAAATTACTCACCCTAGCGATTTTTACGACAAGAATCACGGATTGATTTTTGCCGGAATGATGCGACTATTTGAAAAACATAAGCCTGTCGATCTATTGACCTTAACTGATGAGCTGAAACGTAAGGATGAGCTGGAATTGGTCGGCGGATCAGCGTATTTAACAGAACTAACAAACTACGTCCCAACGGCAGCGCACGCATCAGCTTACGCGGAAATGATTGCACAAGCGGCGGTTCGCAGGCGTCTAATAAAAGCGAGCGGCGATATTTCCGAACTTGGCTATGACGAATCGACGACCACGCAGGAATTATTAGAGAAGGCTGAAGCTGAACTTTTCAGCGTGTCAGACCAATCAACCAAGCAAGATTTGGTCAGCCTGGAAAGCATTCTGACGGATAGTTTTGACCGAATTGAAGAACTCAGTAAGAATAAAGGTTCTCTCAGAGGAGTCCGCACTGGCTATCGCGATCTGGACAATATGACCGCTGGCTTGCAAAAATCGGACTTGATTATTCTGGCTGCGCGTCCAGCCATGGGTAAAACGACGCTAGTGACAAATTTGGCTTATAATGTGGCGACAATTGAGAAAAATCCTGTCCTATTTTTCAGCCTAGAGATGAGTAAGGAACAGCTGGTCGACCGTATGCTGGCGGATGCGTCGGGTGTTGATAGCTGGAATATTCGCACCGGAAACTTGAGCGATGAAGATTTTGCGAAGTTGTCTGAAGCTATGGGAGAAATGGCTGAGGCGCCGATTTACATCGATGACACGCCAGGATTATCAGTTTTGGAAATGCGAACTAAAGCGCGTCGAATTGCCCATGAGAATCCATTAGGACTAATCATCGTCGACTATTTGCAGCTTATGCAGGCTAACGGAAACCACAACGGAAACCGCGTTCAGGAAGTTTCGGAAATTTCACGCGGACTGAAGCTTATTGCTCGCGAATTGAATGTGCCGCTAATTGCCCTGAGTCAGTTGAGTCGTTCTGTCGAATCTCGCACGCCGCCAATTCCACAACTAGCCGACCTGCGCGAATCCGGCTCCATTGAGCAGGACGCCGACATCGTGAGCTTTATTTATCGCCCTGGATATTACGAACCCGACAACCCAGAAGTTCAGAACATTACAGACTTAATCATCGCTAAGCATCGTAACGGCCCAGTTGGTAAAGTCCAATTGTACTTCCACCCAGAGCGCCTACGCTTTATGAGCTTCGATCCCAATCATAAATAGAATTGTGTTATAATCATACCAATGAAAAAGCAAAAAGTTACCGATATATTTCTTTACCGATGGCGCTACGTTTTCGGCTATACGTTGCTGGCGCTGTTGTATATAGGAGCTATTATAATTTCTGCGTTGCACGTGCCGGGAGGTTTGTCGCAAGCAGAAATCGACATGGTCAATACGACAAATCACTTGAACTTCAGTATCGAAGGAATAGCCGTCACAAATCTGCCATTTCACCTTCTTCAATTGCTATTCTTCAAGCTATTCGGCGTCAGTTTATTAACAATTAAAGCGCCCGCCGTAATCCTTTCAATCGCCAGCTCTGTCGCTATTTTCTTCCTCTTAAAGCGCTGGTTTAAGCCGTCCACAACGATTCTATCGCTATTAATCATGGCAACGACCGGACAATTCTTATTCATCGGTCAAAGCGCAACTGTTGGCATTTTATACATCTTTTACACCGCGCTAACTTTACTTTTTGCTACATTGATTCTCCAGAAAGCCCAGAACGCCTCCATTTGGCGAATCAGCTTAGCCATCACCACGGTGCTCAGCCTCTTCACTCCGTATTTTTGGTATATCAATCTGGGACTTCTGATCATCGCCTTTCTACATCCACACCCACGCTATTTTCTCATCTCCCGAAAACATCGTAAATCTTGGATCGTGCCGTCCGCTATTTTATTCACAATTGGTTGTGCGATTAGTTTTCTTTGCTATAAATCCCACGCGCTATTTTACAACCTCATCGGCATCAACGGCCTAAGTTTTGATATTGTTGCGAACCTCAGGACTTTATATTACACATACATCCGCATTTTCCCATCAGTCGTAGGAAATCAAATCACACCAATTATGGACATCAACGCAATGGTGCTAATCGGACTAGGGCTATTCCGCAGCTTCCAAAAAATCTCCAGCGCCCGCTCGTTTATGATTTGGTCGTGGCTAATCTTAGCATTGGCGCTACTCATCTTCCAGCCAAGCCTCACCCCGATAATCATCATCCCGCTATTCATTCTCTTGGCGGTCGGATTGGAATCCCTAATGAATATGTGGTACGGACTTTTCCCGCGCAACCCATACGCTCGCGGCACAGGACTGGTTCTCATATCAATGCTAATTATCGTTATGGTGGCAGGCGGCAGCTTCCGCTATATTGACGGTTATCGTTATTTCCCAGAAGCAGCTTCACGCTTTAATAAAGATTTATCGCTACTCCGTAAAAATACCGCACCGACCGATTCATTCTCGTTATTGGTCAGTAAAGAAGAATCACCGATTTACGAAGCGCTTAAAAAGCACAACTATCACCAGATATCAATTATCCACACAGCGCCAGCAAACGTCGGGCAAACATTATACGTTAGCCACAGCGTAAAGTCTCAAACTCCGCAGACTTACTCTGGACACCTATCGTCAGTAATTGTCAATGACCATAAAGACGGCGATCGATTCTATATATACACATCCGACCGCAAATAGGGTATAATTATAAGTGTTAAATAAGGAGGAATATGGCGTTTGATCAGGTAAAAATGCTGCAACAATTACGCAAAGCACAGAAACAATTAGGCAAAGAAATCATCGAAGTTGAGGCTGGCGATGGCGCTGTGATCGTACAAATCACTGGCGAGTTAAAGATTAAGTCTGTAAAGATCGACCCAGAAATGGTCGACTTGGAGAATATCGAAGAGTTGGAGCACTGGATCGAAATCGCAGTTCGCGACGGTATGACAAAGGCTCAGGAAGTCGCTGCTGAAACTATGAAACCATTGATGGGCGGCTTGGGCAACTTGCCGTTCTAAAGTCATGTCAATCGACATTTTGCCAAAAGCTCTAACTGCTTTAATTGATGATTTTGGTAATCTACCTGGAGTTGGACCGCGTACGGCTGAAAGATATGCCTACGCGGTTTTACGCCGCAACCCCAAATCCGCAAAGCAATTAGCGCATTCATTAGACCAATTGCACGACCGAGTAAAAACCTGCCCGAAGACATTTGCGTTGATCGACTCAGATGACGACGTATCGCCTTTATACGCAGATTCGAACAGGAATAAAAAAGTCGTTTGTGTAGTCGAGGAGCCGCTAGATATTGTTGCCATAGAAAGAACAGGGCAGTTCCTGGGTACGTACCACGTGCTGGGCGGCGTTATCTCACCGATTGACAATATTGGACCGGAGCAATTGCATATCCCAGAGCTAATTGAACGTATAAAAACCGACGATGTCCAAGAGATTATTATCGCCACGAACGCTTCAGTAGAAGGCGAGTCGACCGCGCTATTCTTACAGCGCTACATCCAAGAAGCTGGCTTGAATACGACTATCACACGCTTGGCTAGAGGTATTCCAGTCGGCGTTGACCTCGAGTATGCAGATCAAATTACACTAACTCACGCACTGGAAGGTCGAAAACAGCTATAGACTCAACGGTTTCGTCGCCAATAAAAATACCCGTCATCTCGGCGGGTATTTCGTTGCTAGCTTAGCTTATTACATTTGGCGGCGGCTAGCGATGTAAGCGATAGTAGCTGTAGTTAGTCCACCTAGGCCTAGTGCTGACATAATCGCGTCACTTGCACCAGTCTTTGGTAGTTCTGGGCTAGGTGTTGGTGTTGAAGGAGTGTTTGGTGTAGGAGTTTCCTTACATTCGTCCAAGTTAGTCTTGTGAATCTTTTCGTTAAACTCTTCCTTTTTAATCTCCTTAGTGTACTTCTTGCCACCTTCTTCAATTACACAGACTGTGATCTTAGCAGGTGCTTCTTTACAATCGTTTGGATCCTTTGAATGCTTGCTTTTATCGAACTCTGATTCCTTAATCTCTACTGGATATTTATTGGTCTCACGGTTGCAAACGATCATTTTTGGCTCTGGCTTAACCGTAACAGTTTTTTGACAATTAGGGTTTTGCCTCTTAACTTCACCAGTTTCTTTACCGTTTACAGTAATAGTAACCGTGTAGTTGCCTTCTTTTGCGTAAGTGTATTGAATTTCTGATGAGTTAGTTGTCTTGATGTTGTTATCACCAAAGTTGTATGTGTAGCTAGTGATAGATGCACCATCCTTAGCGGTTGCCTTAACGCTGAACTTGAAGGTGTTACGAGAAATTTCAGTTACTTGCAAAGCGTCACATGTTAGAACAGGCTTTGCTGGAGGTGTCGTTGGATTACCCCAAACTGGGTTACCACAGTCTTTAATCACACCAGTGATAAATGAGCCGTTATTGTCAAACCATGCGTAAATATTGTAGCTCTTAGGTCCGTCAACGAAGCTCTGACCAGTTGTGTATTGGTAGTAAGTATATCCGTTTGAGGTCTTGTAGCTACGTTGTGGCTGAGGCTGACGAGTACCAGCTTTAGATTGTACGGTTATAGCGTTTGTAGCTACAACACGGCCATCAACTGTAATGTTGCCGTTTGCGTCAACTACACCTTCGCGCATATTTGATCCGCCCTGAACCATAGTCTCAGTAACGTACCACTCTTTGTATAGTTCTTTAATTTCTGTACGGCTGTATGCTGTTTGCAATTCTGACATAGAATGTGTACCACAGTATACAACGTTAAATTTGTTACAGCCGGCAGCCTGTGAAGGTGATGCCAACCAGATTCCACCGAGCATAGCAAATCCCAAAGAGATAGCAATGCCGATTTTCTTAAATTTATTCATAAAAACTCCTCTTTTCCAGCCCTATCTTCAGGCTTTATGTCCTCATACTAGCACAATCTTTATATTTTGTCAATAATAATTTATAAAAATGTTTATGTTTTTTGATTGCGCAGTATTTTTAATAGTCCATCACATATTATACCACTTATGTAATTAAAAACAATGTATATTATATTAGAGTAAAAATCATTTGTTATAATAAATAATATGCTAGACACAGCTAAACAATTCATTCAATCCGCAAACAATATAGTTATTATTCAAGCCGAAAATCCCGACGGCGATAGCCTAGGTTCAAGCCTGGCGCTGGAAGAAGTCTTAAGCGACCTAGGGAAGACCGTTACTTTATATTGTCCAGTAGATATACCGAAATATCTTCATTATATTCGCGGTTGGGATCGAGTGCAGAACGACTTTCCGTTTCAAGCCGACGCCGCGATAATTGTCGATACAAGCGCGGACGTGCTTCTCAGCAAGGTATTAGAAACTCCTGGAGCGCGACATTTTCTGGAAACGCACCCAACTCTAGTTATTGACCATCACACAGCCGAATCGACGCTCAGTTTTGACCATATTATGCTGTCAGAAACCGTTGTGGCGACCGGGGAATTACTGTATAAGCTGTTCAAGCATTCCGACTGGAAGATAAATCCTCAGGCGGCCGAAGATTTATTGATAGCTATTATGAGCGATAGCCTGGGTCTTACTACGCAAAACACTACAGCTCAGACTTTTCATACGGCGGGAGAACTTACAGAACTGGGCGCTTCCAACGCGGAAATTGAAGAGCGACGACGTGAATTTATGAAAAAATCGCCAGAAATTTTGGCGTACAAGGGAAAATTGATCGAGCGAATCGAATATTTATTAGACGGACAATTGGCGCTAGTACACGTGCCATTTGAAGAGATTCAGCAATATAGCGACGCTTACAACCCCGGCGCGTTGATTGGTGATGAATTGAGGCTGGTTGAAGGCGTGGCGCTTAGTTGCGTTATTAAAACTTACCCTGACGGCAAATTAACTGCGCGCTTAAGAGGTAATTTACCAATCGCCGACACCGTAGCTGGATATTTCGGTGGCGGCGGCCATCCGTACGCGGCAGGATTCCGTGTATATGAAAGCTATGATGAAATCGTAAGGGAATTAGTCACAGCAACGGATCAGGCTCTACAAGAAGCAGATTAGTATTGACTTTTTAATATAAGTGTGGTATAAATGAATGCAGCTTTTGTTGACGAGTAAATTCTTGTCCGAAAGCGAACCTTGACAAGCAGCCTAGCACGGGATGAGGTTTTATTCCTTTTTTGAGGAGAAAATATAAAGAGGAATGGAATCTCATCCTGTGTTGAAAAGAACAACGCTTAACCACATTCAGTGGGGATGAGAAGAGAGGTAGAACGATGGAACTCATCGATTCTCGAACGGGTACATGCAAAGGGAACATCCTGATTCTAGACAACCCAGCCGAGAGCCCAAGCCGACGCCTGCTCACGATCCACGTAGATCAAGAGAATTGGGAAATGCTAGAGGCTATCACTAATTTCCGAAAGGAATTAGTCAAGGCCTTTAGGGACGATTATGGCTATGAATCTCAGAGACTACTAGATGTACTAAACTCTGTCGACGAATGCATAATCACCATTGCAGCCTATGGACGCACAGATCGGCAACTCTCGAAAGATAACGAGAGGGTTTCCACGAGAAACCTATCCGCTATTACAGATAGGCTCAGCAATATGATTGTTGGAGATTTTTCTCCGCTAATCGTACATGCCGAAGGTAAAAGGGTAAAAAAGGAACACTCCCTGAGTATGGTTCCACTCTACTCCTTTGCTTACGTCAACGCTGTATGGCACTATGCGCTGAATAGCACTAGCTGTGCACTGAGGGTGCAGGACTTCAGAAATACTCTCCTCGTGATGGCATACGGCTTAAGACCAGATGCCAACTGAGAGAGTCTGGCTCACAATAGCGACAAGTTGTTCTTTTTTATAAAGGCTGCTTGTCGCTATTCCTTGGAAATTATTAAGTCCCAACTGGGGCTGTTTTTTATATCAATTTTGAAAAACTGACCAGAGTAACGTACAATAGAACTAATGATAAAACTCTATAACACGCTCACCAGACGAAAAGATGAACTGACGCCACTTGACGGAGAAACGGTCAAATTTTACACCTGTGGTCTAACGGTCTATTCGCAACCGCACATCGGCAACTGGGTTGGCTATATTTACTGGGACGTGTTGGTGCGACTGCTACGCTGGCAAGATATTCCTGTTATTCGAACGCAAAACATCACCGATGTTGGTCATTTGACCAGCGACGACGATAATGGCGAAGACAAAATGGAAAAAGGTGCGCGCCGTGAAGGGAAGACTGCCTGGGATGTGGCGGAAAGATATATTTCCGTTGCAAATCATGAAGCCTACGACGTGCTGAAATTGATAAAACCAGATTACTTGGTGCGAGCAACAGACTATATTCAGCAGCAGATTGACTTCGCAAAAGGACTGGACGAAAAAGGATTTTTATATAAAATCGACGGCGACGGCATATATTTTGATACGTCGCTTTTGAAGGATTACGGGAAATTAGCGCGGCTAGACGTGGCGGGTCTGGAAGCTGGCGCCAGAGTGAGCGTTGAGGGAAAGCGCAATATTACTGACTTCGCCGTATGGAAGTTTTCGCCAAAAGACGCCAAGCGCGATATGGAATGGGACAGTCCGTGGGGAATCGGTTTTCCTGGCTGGCACCTGGAATGTTCGACAATTGCTCGTGAAACACTTGGGGATTCCATCGATATTCACGCGGGCGGAATTGACCATATTCCGGTTCATCACACGAATGAAATTGCCCAGAGCGAAAGTCTGACTGGAAAACAATTTTCTCAAATTTGGTTACATAATAATCACATAAAAGTCGACGGCCGAAAAATGAGTAAATCCCTGGGAAATATTATTACGCTGGAAGATATTATTTCGCGAGGGTTTAGTCCGATGGCATTTAAGCTGGCGATTCTCAGTAAGCATTATCAGACGGAGGGCAATTTTACCTGGGAAATCCTGGAAGCAGCACAGGCGCGATTAAATCATTGGCGGGATTACGCGGTTCTGAGACATCAGACTCACGACACGCTGGAGGATGACGATGATAAGAACGAGCAGGACGATTCGGTTTCGTTGCTAGCGGGACATCAGGCGTTGGTCGAGAAATTGAACGATGATTTGGATACTCCAGGCGCACTGGCATTGATTGATGAAGTATTTTCAAAGTTGGATCATACGCCGCTTGATAAAATTCATCGACAGAGTTTAGTGCAGTTTATTGATGAAATTGACGAGATTTTAGGGCTGGATTTGGCTGAGTCTACGCCTGATATTACTGACGATTTGAAGAGGTTGATTATCCAGCGACGTCAAGCACGCGCAGAGAAAAACTGGGAAGAATCCGACAGAATTCGCGATGAACTTCTTCAGGCTGGCGTTGCCGTTCGTGATACGCCAAGCGGCAGCATTTGGACATGGAAATAGCCCGCTGGATTCAACGGGCTATATTTTTATTTCGTGCTAATTAATCTTCGTTTTTCAATTTCTTAACTAATTTATTAAGCGGCTTTTCGTTCTCAACGCGCTTAGATTTGGCTTGCTCTAAGTAATTGTCCAGCAAAACCTTCACGACGCCAGCGGCTGGAATAGCAACCAAACCACCCAATAGACCGCCAACGTACAAACCAATTGTCACCGCGACCAAGACAGTCAAGGCCGACAACTCAACCTTCTTTGATTGGATAGAAGGAGAGACAAAGTTGTTCTCAATCTGCTGGTAAATCACGAAATAAATCGCGTAAATAACGCCAGCTGTCATGTTATTGAAGAATAGTAGTAGTGATATCAACGCACCAGCAATCGTTGCGCCAAACATCGGAATTAGCGTCAACACAAACGTCGCCATAACGGTGAGCATTGCCAAATTGGAATTTATGACAGGGAATGTCAAGCTCAGCACAAACACCACGAAACCTGATAATATCGCATCGATTCCAGAAACCGTCAATTGTCCAGAAACATAACCTGTGACTACGTTATACATTCGACCAACCAGCTTCTTATGACGCTCCATTTTTTCTTCGTCGTTGTACAATCCCCACAAACGCTTCACCCAAGTTGGACCCTCGAGGAGCATCAGGAATGACAGCACTAGCACCAAGAATAGCGAGCCCAAGAACGACGCCAAAGAGCCAACGCTGGACAATAGATTCGTGCCGACGCTCGTCGCCCAAGACGAAGATTGCTGCTTGATGTTTTCCATCATCGAATCGACCTGCGGGCGCAAATTGTTCTTATCAATAAAATCATTGACGCCACGCCACTGTGAGCTGGCTTGGTCAATTATACCCGGAATGCTCTCGACAAATTTGGCAGATTGTTGGACAATTGGCGGAATAACAAACCAGATCACACAACCCAAAAGCAGAACCAGCGTCGTGTACGCCAGCGCCGTGCCGCCTAATCGGCTTTTTCCAGGCAATTTTTTAGCAATTGCTGCAACTGGACGATTCAACGCCAACGCCAAAAACAGGGAAATTCCCAATAAAACCAGCGCATCCTTCGCGGAATAAATTGCCAGACCAGCCAGACCAAATCCCATAACGACCAGCCAAAACCGCACAAATGTTTTCGTGTCTATCTCTATACGTACTTTCATAATTAAACTTTACCAGCTTTTCGGCGTGTCCGCAACGCCGACAGAGATAATTTACTATCATAAGACATCGCGCCGTAACGGAAAACGCGCACTGATAGCCACATAACAAACACCGCTGTAGCGACCAAAATTGCCGTACCGAGCAAAGCTTCCCAAATTGGCAAATTGCCTATTGCGTTTCGTAATAACAATGGAATCGGCGCGGTGAATGGAAATAGTGACAAGAACTTAACGAAGAAATAATCAGGGAAGGAAACGAACGCCGTGATTCCGTAAAATGGACCGATAAATAGCATAATCACAATTCCGAACCACTGACTGGCTTCTTTGGCGGTCGGCATCATCGCGCCCAAAGTTACCAACATTCCCGTAAATAAAGTGAAGCTTGCAGAGAAAATTATGATTGCCAGACCAATTCTCACAGGATCAAATACGAGCGTGCTCAAGTCCAGATTAGGCAATTGCAACTTCGAGCCAAACGCCAAATAGCCCGCCAAAACTGGCAAAACAATCACCAAAATCTGAATCAAAGCCAACACCATCAAAGACAGAATTTTACCCGTAATCAAAGTGTCTGTTTTAACGGTCGTAAGCAACATTTCAACCGTGCGATTTTCTTTTTCCTCGGTGGTGCTAATGAGCATTTGATTGCCAAAAATACTGATGAGGATAAACAAAATAGCCAAAAACATTCCCGGCACAATCATCTCATTAATGCCGCCGTGCTCTTTTCCGTCCAGATATGTAGTTGATGACAATTGGACTTTACCGCGTAAAATTGCGACCTGAGCTGGGCTGACGTCGCTCGCCACTGATTGACTTAACAAATTCTGCGCCACCGCGCTGTATTTTCCGTTTTGAAATAACCCAACATCTTTACCGTAAACTTCAACCTTTTGCTTGCTCAAATCCTTTGGAAAATAAATATATGCGTCAATTTTATTATTTTTTACATTATCAATTCCAGATTCTTTCGATTTGGCGGTTTTAGCTTTAATTGCTACCAGTAATTCTGGCTTCACCAACTTCGAATCGTCCGTGACTTCCAGTGAAAATTCTTGCTTTTCCAGATTTTTTGACGCTTCAATAGTCGTGCTTTGCGACCAAAACATAATGCCATACAGCACGCCAATCAACAAAGGGAATCCCAAGGCCGTCAACCAAAACGTCGGTTTCTTCAGTGTTCTAAGAGTTTCAAATTTGAAAACCGTCCCCAAATTATGCATTTTACTCATCGCTCAACTCCTTCGCTTCGCCGCCGTAAACTTGGACAAAAATGTCGTCCATTGACGCTCCGCCAAATTGACTTTTTACTTCTTCCAATGTTCCATATGCTGCCGCTTGACCGTCCTTCAATAAAATCAAGCGGTCGCACAATCTTTCAACTTCCTCCATCTGGTGTGTAACGTAAATAATTGTCGCGCCAGCTTTTCGCTGCTCCTCAATTATATTCATCAACAAACGGCGATTCACCGGATCAAAACCTTTGGCTGGCTCGTCCATAATCAGCAGTTCTGGATTGCCCATAATTGTTACGCCAAGCTGAATCTTCTGCTGCTGTCCGCCAGATAGTTTATCAAGTTGCGTATTAGCCTTGTCGCTCAAATTGACGCGCTCCAAAAACTTCATAGAAAAATCCTTAGCTTCTTTGCGACTCAAACCTTTCAATTGACCAAAGTAAAGCATCACGTCTAAGACTTTTTCTTTTTTATACAAACCACGCTCCTCCGGAAGATATCCGAGGCGAATCTGGCTTCCCACCGAATATGGCTTGCCGTTCATCAATAAGTCGCCCGCGGTCGGCTGATATAGTCCAAGCAATGCGCGCAACGTCGTAGTTTTTCCCGAACCATTGCTTCCCAAAAAACCAAAAACTTCGCCGCGAAAAACATCAAAACTCAGATCTTTAATAACAGTTTTATCACCGAAACTCATCTTAAAATGACGAATCTCAACCATTTTTTTATTATCTGGCATACACCTCCTTTTCTTTAAATAAAATTATAGCACTTAGCGCAGGAAAAAAGATATAATATAAATATGCGACTGCTAGTCATTGAGGACGAACGAAAAATTGCGAGGGTCATAACCGAATCTTTGAAGCGCGAAAAATACGCGGTTGATACAGCGTATGACGGAGAAGAGGGCTTTAATTTGGCGGACAGTCAGCCGTATGATTTGTTGATTGTTGATCGAATGTTGCCGGGATTAGAGGGTACGGAGATTGTTAAAAAATTGCGTGAAAACGGTAAAAATATGCCAATTTTGTTTCTGACAGCACTGAGTACGACCGAAGATAAAACTCTCGGGCTGGACGTGGGTGCTGATGATTATTTGACTAAGCCTTTTGCAATTGATGAATTGTTGGCGCGCGTGCGAGCTTTGCTTCGTCGTCCACCAATTCAGCAACCAGACATCTTGAAAATTGACGATTTGAAAATTGACAAGCAGCAGCAAACCGTAACGCGAGCTGGAAAGAATATCGACCTCACGAACAAAGAATATGCGCTGCTGGAATATTTGATGCAGCATCCGAATCAGATTCTCAGTAAAGAAACGCTGATTGATCACGTTTGGGATTTTGACGCTGATATTTTGCCGAATAACGTCGAGGCGTACATAAAAAATCTGCGCCAAAAAATCGACAAACCGTTCAAAAAACAATTGATAAAAACCGTGCGCGGTTTCGGTTATAGGATTGAATCATGAAAATTTTTACTTCAGCAACAATTAAGTTGGCGGGCTGGTATTTGATGATTTTGATGATTGTCAGTCTACTGTTTAGTAGCATTATTTTTCAGGTGGCGCGCTCGGAAGTTGATGCGCAAATTCATAAAATTATCGTTCAAAGGAAGGGCGATTTTCCTGCAATCAATTTGTCGGAAAGAATAGATAATTCAACTCGAAATCTTTTGATTAGTCTGGGCTATATAAATCTTATCGTTCTGCTCGCTGGCGGTTGGTGTTCATATTTATTGGCAAAAATCACTTTGCGGCCGATAGAAACCGCCCACAAAGCTCAATCGCGATTTGTTGCCAATGCCAGCCATCAGCTCCGAACACCTTTGGCAATTATGAAAGCAGAAACTGAATTTGCGCTAAAAAATCGGAAGGCGAATAAAGCGGAACTTACAGAAACTCTGGAAAGCAATTTGGAG
It encodes the following:
- a CDS encoding ABC transporter ATP-binding protein; its protein translation is MPDNKKMVEIRHFKMSFGDKTVIKDLSFDVFRGEVFGFLGSNGSGKTTTLRALLGLYQPTAGDLLMNGKPYSVGSQIRLGYLPEERGLYKKEKVLDVMLYFGQLKGLSRKEAKDFSMKFLERVNLSDKANTQLDKLSGGQQQKIQLGVTIMGNPELLIMDEPAKGFDPVNRRLLMNIIEEQRKAGATIIYVTHQMEEVERLCDRLILLKDGQAAAYGTLEEVKSQFGGASMDDIFVQVYGGEAKELSDE
- a CDS encoding response regulator transcription factor, which produces MRLLVIEDERKIARVITESLKREKYAVDTAYDGEEGFNLADSQPYDLLIVDRMLPGLEGTEIVKKLRENGKNMPILFLTALSTTEDKTLGLDVGADDYLTKPFAIDELLARVRALLRRPPIQQPDILKIDDLKIDKQQQTVTRAGKNIDLTNKEYALLEYLMQHPNQILSKETLIDHVWDFDADILPNNVEAYIKNLRQKIDKPFKKQLIKTVRGFGYRIES